The Deinococcus wulumuqiensis R12 genome has a window encoding:
- a CDS encoding aminopeptidase: MLRPMTSTLSFDQKLHNYARLAVRVGLGVKPGQRVLVQSPVDAAPLARLIVREAYAAGAGFVDVRWDDDDVQLARFELAPEGTFEEISKWRVDAELETANAGGAVIAIRATDPNLLAKVDPERVATWQRALATYRKPYSLQVMTNRLNWNLVSAPIPGWATLMFPDSGTEKAVEQQWDAIFAAVRADQPDPVALWEEHLANLKRRREVLTQKQYSALHFRGGDTDLTVGLADDHLWGGGAADTPGGITFTANIPTEEVWTAPHRERVDGVVVSTKPLSYAGTLIDGIRIEFRDGRITAASAKQGEAALLKMIDTDEGSHRLGEVALVPHSSPISRSGLFFYNTLYDENAASHIAIGSAYRFNVVGGVDMTAEEFAAKGGNDSLTHVDWMIGSDQIDVDGITRDGNREPVMRAGEFVI, from the coding sequence ATGCTGCGGCCTATGACTTCAACCCTGAGTTTCGACCAGAAGCTGCACAACTATGCCCGCCTCGCCGTGCGCGTGGGCCTCGGCGTCAAGCCCGGCCAGCGCGTGCTGGTGCAGTCGCCGGTGGACGCCGCGCCGCTCGCCCGCCTGATCGTGCGTGAGGCCTACGCGGCGGGCGCCGGCTTCGTGGACGTGCGCTGGGACGATGACGACGTGCAGCTCGCCCGCTTCGAACTCGCCCCCGAAGGCACCTTCGAGGAAATCAGCAAGTGGCGGGTGGACGCCGAGCTCGAAACGGCGAACGCGGGCGGCGCCGTGATCGCCATTCGCGCCACCGACCCCAACCTGCTGGCGAAGGTGGACCCTGAGCGCGTAGCGACCTGGCAGCGGGCGCTGGCGACCTACCGCAAGCCGTACTCCCTTCAGGTGATGACCAACCGCCTGAACTGGAACCTGGTCAGCGCGCCCATTCCCGGCTGGGCCACGCTGATGTTTCCCGATTCGGGCACCGAGAAAGCTGTGGAGCAGCAGTGGGACGCCATTTTTGCTGCCGTCCGCGCCGACCAGCCCGACCCGGTGGCGCTGTGGGAGGAGCACCTCGCTAACCTCAAGCGCCGCCGCGAGGTCCTGACGCAAAAGCAGTACAGCGCCCTGCACTTCCGGGGCGGCGACACCGACCTGACGGTGGGCCTGGCCGACGACCACCTCTGGGGCGGCGGCGCGGCGGACACCCCCGGCGGCATCACGTTTACCGCCAACATTCCCACCGAGGAAGTCTGGACCGCTCCGCACCGCGAGCGGGTGGACGGCGTGGTGGTCAGCACCAAGCCGCTGTCCTACGCGGGCACGTTGATCGACGGCATCCGCATCGAGTTCAGGGACGGGCGCATCACCGCGGCGAGTGCGAAACAGGGCGAGGCGGCCCTCCTCAAGATGATCGACACCGACGAGGGCAGCCACCGCCTCGGCGAAGTGGCGCTGGTGCCGCACTCCAGCCCCATCTCGCGCTCGGGCCTGTTTTTCTACAACACCCTGTACGACGAGAACGCCGCTTCGCACATCGCCATCGGCAGCGCCTACCGCTTCAACGTGGTGGGCGGCGTGGACATGACCGCCGAGGAATTTGCCGCGAAAGGAGGCAACGACAGCCTGACCCACGTGGACTGGATGATCGGCAGTGACCAGATCGACGTGGACGGCATCACCAGGGACGGCAACCGCGAGCCGGTGATGCGGGCGGGCGAATTCGTGATTTGA
- a CDS encoding aminotransferase class V-fold PLP-dependent enzyme translates to MNDPLSTPDAAWSYDTAAVQTGISRGLGETIGFPIHAAAAFQFETLEQAQDEFQHNQGLSYARIQNPTVRALEERITALEGGAATVALASGQAASLTALLSVCRAGDHVVSSASLFGGSTGMLTNILPLMGITATLVEGGPEEIGAAMQDNTRLVWAEMISNPSGAVADLAALAGVAHERGALLAIDNTCGGAGYLCRPLDHGADIVSQSLTKWAGGHGSVMGGSVTVGKRHDLSRNPIFAGGEPSLLAQRGPDALAWRQRWFGAHQLGMTLAPHSAFLIAQGLETLALRLQRESDSALALARWLEQHPRVGGVSYAGLPGHPSFPLVQKYLPRGAGAVLTFDVDDPSRFLSRLRVLRIAPNLGDVRTLVVHPWTTTHGRVPEAARLAAGVRPGTIRMSVGVEDVADLQADIEQAL, encoded by the coding sequence ATGAACGACCCGCTTTCGACGCCCGATGCCGCCTGGAGCTACGACACCGCCGCAGTACAGACCGGCATTTCGCGGGGCCTGGGCGAGACCATCGGCTTTCCCATCCACGCGGCGGCGGCCTTTCAGTTCGAGACGCTGGAGCAGGCGCAGGACGAGTTTCAGCACAATCAGGGCCTGAGTTACGCCCGGATTCAGAACCCCACCGTCCGGGCGCTGGAGGAGCGCATCACCGCTCTGGAAGGCGGGGCGGCCACGGTCGCACTCGCCAGCGGGCAGGCGGCCAGCCTCACCGCCCTGCTCAGCGTGTGCCGCGCCGGGGACCACGTGGTGTCGAGCGCCAGCCTGTTCGGGGGCAGCACCGGCATGCTGACCAACATCCTGCCGCTGATGGGCATCACGGCGACGCTGGTGGAAGGTGGCCCGGAGGAGATTGGCGCCGCCATGCAGGACAACACCCGGCTGGTGTGGGCCGAGATGATTTCCAACCCTTCGGGCGCGGTGGCCGACCTCGCCGCGCTGGCCGGGGTCGCCCACGAGCGCGGCGCTCTGCTCGCCATCGACAACACCTGCGGCGGAGCAGGCTACCTGTGTCGCCCGCTGGACCACGGCGCCGACATCGTGAGCCAGTCGCTCACCAAGTGGGCGGGGGGGCACGGCAGCGTCATGGGCGGCAGCGTGACCGTGGGCAAGCGGCACGACCTGAGCCGCAACCCGATTTTTGCCGGGGGCGAACCCAGCCTGCTCGCGCAGCGCGGCCCGGACGCCCTCGCCTGGCGGCAACGGTGGTTCGGGGCGCACCAACTCGGGATGACCTTGGCTCCCCACAGCGCCTTTCTCATCGCGCAGGGGCTGGAAACGCTGGCGCTGCGGCTTCAGCGCGAGTCGGACTCGGCGCTGGCCCTGGCCCGCTGGCTGGAGCAGCACCCCCGCGTGGGGGGCGTGAGCTACGCGGGCCTGCCCGGGCACCCGAGCTTCCCGCTGGTGCAGAAGTACCTGCCGCGTGGGGCGGGCGCGGTGCTGACCTTCGACGTGGACGACCCGTCGCGCTTTCTCTCGCGGCTGCGGGTGCTGCGGATCGCCCCCAACCTCGGCGACGTGCGCACCCTGGTCGTTCACCCCTGGACCACCACCCACGGACGGGTGCCCGAAGCGGCCCGGCTCGCGGCGGGGGTCCGGCCCGGCACCATTCGCATGAGCGTGGGCGTGGAAGACGTGGCCGACCTTCAGGCCGACATCGAGCAGGCGCTTTAG
- a CDS encoding nitrilase-related carbon-nitrogen hydrolase, which yields MSAPTRRFRAVAVQPRWSVQDFGDNASFRRWLRSQLEAARPHLAADRPTLVVLTELNGLPLVLRGDSWAARLGTFERAAAALFVRRLRRALPVLLRERVSPIRALQLAGSDANAALYLETCRDLAREYGVYLCCGSAPLPRYRLSAAGLEREPGVLTNQTVLFGPEGELIGCTDKVHLTPAEEAGGVDLTPGRLGELRVFPTPVGDLGVAISLDAFRRDVIGRLEEQGCTVLLQPDANAAPWTAPEGLPPDPAHVRDQPVAWLESSWAVTENSPTIRYAVNPMVVGNLLDLTFDGQSAITGPAAEAPEPRSYVLTEPRPGFLALAPWVMPNTTDPAELRRTGQQLAARSGHPQENRYLTTVLHADLELPPSTCPAPPATPHEEALRAWLEGRAALERPQRARTGWSGLAALGLLGAVLLRRARDR from the coding sequence ATGTCTGCCCCCACCCGCCGCTTTCGCGCTGTCGCCGTGCAGCCCCGCTGGTCGGTGCAGGACTTCGGCGACAACGCCTCTTTTCGCCGCTGGCTGCGCTCGCAACTGGAAGCGGCGCGGCCCCACCTCGCGGCGGACCGGCCCACCCTGGTCGTCCTGACCGAACTCAACGGCCTGCCGCTGGTCCTGCGCGGCGACAGCTGGGCGGCGCGGCTCGGCACCTTCGAGCGGGCGGCGGCGGCACTGTTCGTTCGGCGGCTGCGGCGGGCTTTGCCGGTGCTGCTGCGCGAGCGCGTTTCTCCCATTCGCGCCCTGCAACTGGCAGGCAGCGACGCAAACGCCGCGCTGTACCTGGAAACCTGCCGCGACCTCGCCCGCGAGTACGGGGTGTACCTCTGTTGTGGCTCGGCCCCACTGCCGCGCTACCGACTGAGCGCTGCCGGACTAGAGCGCGAACCCGGCGTGCTGACCAACCAGACGGTGCTGTTCGGGCCGGAAGGCGAACTGATCGGCTGCACCGACAAGGTTCACCTCACCCCTGCCGAGGAGGCGGGCGGCGTGGACCTGACGCCGGGCCGACTGGGCGAGCTGCGGGTCTTTCCCACCCCGGTCGGGGACCTGGGAGTGGCGATCAGCCTGGACGCCTTTCGCCGCGACGTGATTGGACGCCTGGAAGAGCAGGGCTGCACGGTGCTGCTTCAGCCCGACGCCAACGCCGCGCCCTGGACCGCGCCCGAGGGCCTGCCGCCCGACCCGGCCCATGTGCGCGACCAGCCGGTGGCCTGGCTGGAATCGAGCTGGGCCGTCACCGAGAACAGCCCGACCATTCGCTACGCCGTGAACCCGATGGTGGTCGGCAACCTGCTCGACCTGACCTTCGACGGTCAGAGCGCCATTACCGGCCCCGCTGCCGAAGCGCCCGAGCCGCGCAGTTACGTGCTGACCGAGCCGCGTCCCGGCTTTCTGGCGCTGGCGCCCTGGGTCATGCCGAACACCACCGACCCCGCAGAGCTGCGGCGCACCGGCCAGCAGCTCGCGGCCCGCAGTGGGCACCCCCAGGAAAACAGGTACCTGACGACGGTGCTGCACGCCGATCTGGAGTTGCCCCCGTCCACCTGCCCCGCGCCACCCGCCACCCCGCACGAGGAGGCTCTGCGGGCCTGGCTGGAAGGCCGGGCCGCGCTGGAACGCCCGCAACGCGCCCGGACAGGCTGGTCGGGCCTGGCCGCCCTGGGCCTTCTGGGGGCCGTCCTGCTGCGACGTGCGCGTGACCGTTGA
- a CDS encoding DUF4388 domain-containing protein, translating to MAIYGDFEYHAFNDIIKVLQRHSGVLFMRTALAGRSVELHLRQGTLQAVFVDGFPVNEPLRVRDTVRQLVSGARGEYSFEAGPTEYQLALPMNELIREALSGSAIPDQQLPHQDTRFEVVASAQSMPLPESLRASWASLSPLLRGGASASDLASQLRVSLPEARAELYRFRAAGLIAPQRAAAQAQASAQPAGPVRRLLSALRRLTGGSAA from the coding sequence TTGGCCATTTACGGCGACTTCGAGTATCACGCGTTCAACGACATCATCAAGGTGCTTCAGCGCCACAGCGGGGTGCTGTTCATGCGCACCGCTCTGGCCGGACGCAGCGTCGAGCTGCATCTGCGGCAGGGCACCTTGCAGGCGGTGTTTGTCGACGGCTTTCCCGTCAACGAGCCGCTGCGGGTCCGCGACACGGTAAGACAACTGGTCAGCGGCGCACGCGGCGAGTACAGCTTTGAGGCGGGACCGACCGAGTATCAGCTCGCGCTGCCCATGAACGAGCTGATCCGGGAAGCGCTGAGCGGCAGCGCCATTCCCGATCAGCAGTTGCCGCATCAGGACACCCGCTTCGAGGTCGTGGCGTCGGCCCAGTCCATGCCCCTGCCGGAGTCGCTGCGGGCGAGCTGGGCGTCTCTCTCCCCGCTGCTGCGCGGTGGGGCCTCGGCCAGCGACCTGGCCAGCCAGTTGCGGGTCAGCCTCCCTGAAGCCCGGGCCGAGCTTTACCGTTTTCGCGCCGCTGGCCTGATTGCCCCGCAACGGGCCGCCGCGCAGGCCCAGGCCAGCGCCCAGCCCGCAGGCCCTGTCCGCAGGCTGCTGAGTGCCCTGCGCCGACTGACTGGAGGAAGTGCCGCATGA
- a CDS encoding GTP-binding protein codes for MIPMKLVVSGPVGAGKTTFVQTLSETPVVSTEADASEDIGKATTTVAFDFGTLVLDGTELHLYGTPGQDRFDFMWDVLCEGALGLVLLVAGDRPQDFLHARHILEFITSRNPVPFVVGVTRQDLDDVWSPQDIASYFDLPSEQVIGLQATEPDSARQVLIHLLEAQLTPEPRLDPNSQLDPNSQLDKETA; via the coding sequence ATGATTCCCATGAAACTCGTCGTCTCCGGCCCGGTCGGGGCAGGCAAAACCACCTTCGTTCAAACCCTGTCCGAAACGCCGGTGGTCAGCACCGAGGCAGACGCCAGCGAGGACATCGGCAAGGCCACCACCACCGTCGCCTTCGATTTCGGCACGCTGGTTCTCGACGGCACTGAGCTGCACCTGTACGGCACCCCCGGCCAGGACCGCTTCGACTTCATGTGGGACGTGCTGTGCGAAGGCGCCCTGGGTCTGGTGCTTCTCGTCGCCGGGGACCGCCCGCAGGACTTCCTGCATGCCCGGCACATCCTCGAATTCATCACCAGCCGGAACCCGGTGCCGTTCGTGGTCGGTGTGACCCGACAGGACCTGGACGACGTCTGGAGTCCGCAAGACATCGCCAGCTATTTCGACCTGCCTTCAGAACAGGTGATCGGTTTGCAGGCCACCGAGCCCGACAGCGCCCGGCAGGTGCTGATTCACCTGCTCGAAGCCCAACTGACCCCCGAGCCTCGGCTCGACCCCAATTCTCAGCTCGACCCCAATTCTCAGCTCGACAAGGAGACCGCATGA
- a CDS encoding roadblock/LC7 domain-containing protein, translated as MTAPASKQQQLQATLQSLRTSLPELRGALVATTDGLPIAQTFSDTTDSNRVAAMAATALGLGKRINDTLGTGDLTEMSVSGVDGQVYVYATGRKGVLAVVTPTGMNLGLLHMEARDAARTVALVL; from the coding sequence ATGACCGCACCCGCCAGCAAGCAGCAACAACTTCAGGCCACCCTCCAGAGCCTCCGCACCTCCCTGCCCGAACTGCGTGGCGCCCTGGTGGCGACCACCGACGGTTTGCCGATTGCCCAGACCTTCAGCGACACCACCGACTCCAACCGCGTGGCCGCGATGGCTGCCACCGCCCTGGGTCTGGGCAAGCGCATCAACGACACCCTCGGCACCGGCGACCTGACGGAAATGTCGGTCAGCGGCGTCGACGGTCAGGTGTACGTGTACGCCACCGGGCGCAAAGGCGTGCTCGCCGTCGTGACCCCCACCGGCATGAACCTCGGCCTGCTGCACATGGAAGCCCGTGACGCGGCGCGCACCGTCGCGCTCGTCCTCTGA
- a CDS encoding IS1 family transposase, whose product MQADERHSFVGEKAEQAWDFTVVDPKSKFVIEGQVGARTAELTKVLLIGARKRLATPNNLVLFTDGYLPYQSLFPELFGTSWQPPRQGKRGRFPQKAYRIPRSLAHVRVIKEYSGKRVVGVRTEIAAGTQKRVNQELQSLGYTTPNTSAVERQNATARRMNPHLVRKSLAFARLPFHRVTLAHLVQGVYNWCRTQRGLRQSLIEPIGRKKYLQQTPAMAIGLTSQCWTIRDLLSLPCGAPCRS is encoded by the coding sequence ATGCAAGCCGACGAGCGGCATAGCTTCGTTGGCGAGAAAGCTGAGCAAGCTTGGGATTTCACCGTCGTTGACCCCAAAAGCAAGTTCGTCATTGAAGGTCAAGTTGGGGCCAGAACAGCCGAATTGACGAAGGTTCTGCTGATCGGCGCAAGGAAACGACTTGCCACTCCCAACAACCTTGTCCTATTCACTGATGGATATTTGCCCTACCAGAGCTTATTTCCAGAATTGTTCGGTACGTCGTGGCAGCCACCGAGACAGGGAAAGCGTGGTCGCTTTCCACAAAAGGCTTACCGCATCCCACGGAGCCTGGCCCACGTCCGCGTCATCAAGGAGTACAGCGGGAAGCGGGTCGTGGGCGTAAGGACAGAGATTGCAGCTGGAACGCAGAAACGGGTCAACCAAGAATTGCAGAGCCTTGGCTACACCACGCCAAATACCTCAGCAGTGGAGCGCCAGAACGCGACGGCTCGACGGATGAATCCACATCTGGTACGCAAAAGCCTCGCGTTTGCGAGGCTTCCCTTTCATCGAGTGACATTGGCTCATCTGGTTCAGGGTGTCTACAACTGGTGTAGGACGCAAAGGGGACTACGTCAGTCGCTGATAGAACCTATCGGACGGAAAAAGTACCTTCAGCAGACACCAGCGATGGCGATTGGGTTGACTTCGCAGTGCTGGACAATCCGCGATCTTCTGAGCTTGCCCTGTGGCGCTCCCTGTCGGTCATAG
- the purB gene encoding adenylosuccinate lyase — MIDRYLTPEMKVLWSEANKYRAWLKVELSAMEAQSRHGEVPAEAYATLMEKSAADPLDDAFAVKVAEIEAVTRHDIVAFTRALTERYGEEARFIHHGLTSTDVVDTAQNLLLDEALGLIITDVQTLREVCRTQALTYKHTPTVGRTHGIHAEPMTFGLKFLNWMATLDRDLERLQVARSRVQVVMLSGSVGTYAHVSPKIEEEVAESWGWHAAPVTNQTLARDRHAEVLAALAILGTTLEKIAVEIRHLQRSEVREAMEPFGKGQTGSSSMPHKKNPILTENVTGFARLLRGFLATGLENVALWHERDISHSSAERVILPDATASASYATRRLTGVLRDLVVFPERMLKNLDDLGGLVFSQRVLHALIDDKGMTREAAYGIVQRNALKSWESGEGLRDLLRADPENPLSDEELGAAFDLQWYLRHVDDIYARFGM, encoded by the coding sequence ATGATTGACCGCTACCTGACCCCCGAAATGAAGGTTCTCTGGAGCGAGGCGAACAAGTACCGCGCCTGGCTCAAGGTCGAGCTGAGCGCCATGGAAGCGCAGTCGCGGCATGGCGAAGTGCCCGCCGAGGCCTACGCCACGCTGATGGAGAAAAGCGCCGCCGACCCGCTCGACGACGCCTTCGCGGTCAAGGTGGCCGAAATCGAGGCCGTGACCCGGCACGACATCGTCGCCTTTACCCGCGCCCTGACCGAGCGCTACGGCGAGGAGGCCCGCTTCATCCACCACGGCCTGACGAGTACCGACGTGGTGGACACCGCACAGAATCTGCTGCTCGACGAGGCGCTGGGCCTCATCATCACCGACGTGCAGACGTTGCGCGAGGTGTGCCGCACGCAGGCGCTGACCTACAAGCACACGCCGACGGTGGGCCGCACCCACGGCATCCACGCCGAGCCGATGACCTTCGGCCTGAAGTTCCTGAACTGGATGGCGACGCTCGACCGCGACCTCGAGCGCTTGCAGGTTGCCCGGAGCCGCGTGCAGGTGGTCATGCTCTCAGGCTCGGTGGGCACCTACGCGCACGTCTCACCCAAAATCGAGGAAGAAGTCGCCGAGAGCTGGGGCTGGCACGCCGCGCCGGTCACCAACCAGACGCTCGCCCGTGACCGCCACGCCGAGGTACTGGCCGCGCTCGCCATCCTGGGGACCACGCTGGAGAAAATCGCGGTGGAAATCCGCCACCTACAACGCAGCGAGGTGCGCGAGGCGATGGAGCCGTTCGGCAAGGGGCAGACCGGCAGCAGCTCCATGCCGCACAAGAAAAACCCCATCCTGACCGAGAACGTGACCGGCTTTGCCCGGTTGCTGCGCGGCTTTCTGGCGACGGGCCTGGAAAACGTGGCGCTGTGGCACGAGCGCGACATTTCCCATTCCAGCGCCGAGCGGGTGATTCTGCCCGACGCCACCGCCAGCGCCAGCTACGCCACCCGCCGCCTGACCGGGGTGCTGCGCGACCTGGTCGTTTTCCCCGAGCGGATGCTCAAAAATCTGGACGACCTCGGCGGTCTGGTGTTCAGCCAGCGCGTGCTGCACGCCCTGATCGACGACAAGGGCATGACGCGCGAGGCGGCCTACGGGATCGTGCAGCGCAACGCCCTGAAATCCTGGGAAAGCGGCGAGGGCCTGCGCGACCTGCTCCGCGCCGACCCCGAAAACCCCCTGTCAGACGAGGAACTCGGCGCCGCCTTCGACCTCCAGTGGTACCTGCGGCATGTAGACGACATCTACGCCCGCTTCGGGATGTAG
- the cdd gene encoding cytidine deaminase encodes MTEPTAARPTQNALNLTPDPQLLAGAQAAFKQAYAPYSRFRVGAALRTPDGQVFFGANVENSSFGLTRCAEQSAVQALATAGGRTFTDLVVYSEASPPASPCGACRQILFEFAPDARVVCTNSQGDIVSGLVRDFLPHGFRLSPGDAGTQDS; translated from the coding sequence GTGACTGAACCGACTGCGGCCAGACCGACCCAGAACGCCCTGAACCTGACCCCCGACCCGCAGCTGCTTGCCGGGGCGCAGGCCGCCTTCAAGCAGGCCTACGCGCCGTACAGCCGCTTCCGGGTGGGCGCGGCGCTGCGGACCCCCGACGGGCAGGTTTTTTTCGGCGCCAACGTGGAAAACTCCAGCTTCGGCCTGACCCGCTGCGCCGAGCAGTCGGCGGTGCAGGCGCTGGCGACGGCGGGCGGGCGCACCTTCACCGACCTCGTGGTGTACTCGGAGGCTTCTCCGCCCGCGAGTCCCTGCGGGGCCTGCCGACAGATTCTCTTCGAGTTTGCGCCGGACGCCCGGGTGGTCTGCACCAACAGCCAGGGCGACATCGTCAGCGGTCTGGTGCGTGACTTTCTGCCGCACGGTTTCCGGCTGTCACCCGGGGACGCCGGAACGCAGGACAGCTGA
- a CDS encoding hemolysin family protein: MNDILGIVALFALVLMNGFFVAAEFALVSVRRTRIDQLAEEGNATAQATQKALQNLDLYIAATQLGITMASLAIGFVAEPAIEHLLEPLLQDTALSESQRKAIAFGVAFAISTILHIVFGELAPKSWALQRAEQVSLLVTRPLLAFTLVFKWAIKGLNALGNGVVRAFGLRGVAGHHAAYSEEEIRMIVSASSQEGVLEDSEKELVYNVFDLSDTTVREVMRPRVDMVTVDSALPLRRLLELNAEHGYSRVPVYQDTADNIVGIAHTSDVLRHLDELDHLTIADVMRPVFFVPEAMKIKDLLAKMRAKKSHMSIVVDEFGGTMGLVTLEDAIEEIVGEIYDETDEEEEQPIIVIAEGIYLMDAGLTVHEVEERLGTDIEEGEAEYDTLAGFMTNHFGDIPEVGQSFVHSGWAFTVEEADQRRVARVRVERAPEYDPFDVPVELPRD; the protein is encoded by the coding sequence ATGAACGACATTCTTGGAATCGTGGCGCTGTTTGCCCTGGTGCTGATGAACGGCTTTTTCGTGGCCGCCGAATTCGCCCTGGTCAGCGTGCGCCGCACCCGCATCGACCAGCTCGCCGAGGAAGGCAACGCCACCGCGCAGGCGACGCAAAAGGCCCTGCAAAACCTGGACCTGTACATCGCCGCCACGCAGCTCGGCATCACGATGGCGAGTCTGGCCATCGGCTTTGTCGCTGAACCGGCCATCGAGCACCTGCTGGAGCCGCTGCTGCAAGACACCGCCCTGAGCGAAAGCCAGCGCAAGGCGATTGCCTTCGGGGTGGCCTTTGCCATCAGCACCATCCTGCACATCGTCTTCGGTGAGCTGGCGCCCAAAAGCTGGGCACTGCAACGCGCCGAGCAGGTCTCGCTGCTCGTGACCCGCCCGCTGCTCGCTTTCACGCTGGTGTTCAAGTGGGCCATCAAGGGCCTGAACGCGCTCGGCAACGGCGTGGTCCGGGCCTTCGGCCTGCGTGGGGTCGCCGGGCACCATGCCGCCTACTCCGAAGAGGAAATCCGCATGATCGTCAGCGCGTCGAGTCAGGAGGGCGTGCTGGAAGACAGCGAGAAGGAACTCGTCTACAACGTCTTCGACCTGTCCGACACCACCGTGCGCGAAGTCATGCGCCCGCGCGTGGACATGGTGACGGTGGACAGCGCCCTGCCGCTGCGCCGACTGCTCGAACTCAACGCCGAGCACGGCTACTCGCGGGTGCCGGTCTATCAGGACACCGCCGACAACATCGTGGGCATCGCGCACACCAGCGACGTGTTGCGGCACCTCGACGAACTCGACCACCTCACCATCGCCGACGTGATGCGCCCGGTGTTTTTCGTGCCCGAAGCGATGAAGATCAAGGACCTGCTCGCCAAGATGCGGGCCAAGAAGTCGCACATGAGCATCGTGGTGGACGAATTCGGCGGCACGATGGGTCTGGTCACGCTGGAAGACGCCATCGAAGAAATCGTGGGCGAAATCTACGACGAGACCGACGAGGAAGAGGAGCAGCCCATCATCGTCATCGCCGAGGGCATCTACCTGATGGACGCCGGGCTGACCGTCCACGAGGTCGAGGAGCGGCTGGGCACCGACATCGAGGAGGGCGAGGCCGAGTACGACACGCTCGCGGGCTTCATGACCAACCACTTCGGGGACATTCCCGAGGTCGGCCAGAGCTTCGTCCACAGCGGCTGGGCCTTTACGGTGGAAGAGGCCGACCAGCGCCGCGTCGCCCGGGTGCGCGTCGAGCGGGCGCCCGAGTACGACCCCTTCGACGTTCCCGTAGAGTTGCCCCGTGACTGA